The following are encoded together in the Thermus filiformis genome:
- the pdxT gene encoding pyridoxal 5'-phosphate synthase glutaminase subunit PdxT: MEGVIGVLALQGDFREHKEALRRLGVEAKEVRKAKDLEGLKGLIVPGGESTTIGKLAREYGLEEAVRRRVEEGSLALFGTCAGAIWLAKEILGYPEQPRLGVLDVAVERNAFGRQVESFEEDLWVKGLEAPFHAVFIRAPLFVRLGAGVEVLAEYAGRPVFVRQGRVWASSFHPELTGDLRIHRNFLELAQEVAG; the protein is encoded by the coding sequence ATGGAGGGCGTGATCGGCGTTTTGGCGCTACAGGGGGACTTTCGCGAGCACAAGGAGGCCCTGAGGCGGCTCGGGGTGGAGGCCAAGGAGGTGCGGAAGGCCAAGGACCTCGAGGGCCTCAAGGGCCTCATCGTCCCTGGGGGGGAGTCCACCACCATCGGGAAGCTGGCCCGGGAGTACGGCCTCGAGGAGGCGGTGCGTAGGCGGGTGGAGGAGGGGAGTCTGGCCCTCTTCGGCACCTGCGCCGGGGCCATCTGGCTCGCCAAGGAGATCCTGGGCTACCCCGAGCAGCCCCGCCTAGGGGTTTTGGACGTGGCGGTGGAGCGGAACGCCTTCGGCCGTCAGGTGGAAAGCTTTGAGGAGGACCTTTGGGTGAAGGGCCTCGAGGCCCCCTTCCACGCGGTCTTCATCCGCGCCCCCCTCTTCGTGCGCCTGGGGGCGGGGGTGGAGGTCCTGGCCGAGTACGCCGGCCGGCCCGTCTTCGTCCGGCAGGGGCGGGTCTGGGCCTCCAGCTTCCACCCCGAGCTCACCGGGGACCTGCGGATCCACCGGAATTTTTTGGAGTTGGCCCAGGAAGTGGCGGGCTAG
- the asnS gene encoding asparagine--tRNA ligase, protein MRVFIEEIHRYQDQEVLLRGWLVNRRSKGKIHFLILRDGTGFLQATVVKGEVDEKAFLEADHLPQETALEVWGLVRKDERAPGGYELLVRGLKVLHRPTEEYPIGPKEHGIDFLMDHRHLWLRHRRPWAVMRIRDELERAIHEFFGSRGFLRFDAPILTPSAVEGTTELFEVDLFDGEKAYLSQSGQLYAEAGALAFGKVYTFGPTFRAERSKTRRHLLEFWMVEPEVAFMTHEENMALQEELLRFLVGRVLERRARELELLERDPKALEPAAEGAYPRLTYKEAVALVNRIAEEDPEVPPLPYGEDFGAPQEAALSRRFDRPVFVERYPARVKAFYMEPDPEDPELVLNDDLLAPEGYGEIIGGSQRIHDLELLRRKIREFGLPEEVYEWYLDLRRFGSVPHSGFGLGLERTVAWICGLSHVREAIPFPRMYTRMRP, encoded by the coding sequence GTGCGCGTCTTCATAGAGGAAATCCACCGCTACCAGGACCAGGAGGTCCTGCTCAGGGGCTGGCTCGTCAACCGGCGGAGCAAGGGGAAGATCCACTTCCTCATCCTGCGGGACGGGACGGGCTTCCTCCAGGCCACCGTGGTGAAGGGCGAGGTGGACGAAAAGGCCTTCCTCGAGGCCGACCACCTGCCCCAGGAGACGGCCCTGGAGGTCTGGGGCCTGGTCCGGAAGGACGAGCGGGCCCCCGGCGGGTACGAGCTTTTGGTGCGGGGGCTCAAGGTCCTCCACCGGCCAACGGAGGAGTACCCCATCGGGCCCAAGGAGCACGGGATTGACTTCCTCATGGACCACCGCCACCTCTGGCTCCGCCACCGCCGCCCCTGGGCGGTGATGCGGATCCGGGACGAGCTGGAGCGGGCCATCCACGAGTTCTTCGGGTCGCGGGGCTTCCTCCGCTTTGACGCCCCCATCCTCACCCCGAGCGCGGTGGAGGGGACCACGGAGCTCTTTGAGGTGGACCTCTTTGACGGGGAGAAGGCCTACCTCTCCCAGTCCGGCCAGCTCTACGCCGAGGCGGGGGCCCTGGCCTTCGGGAAGGTCTACACCTTCGGCCCCACCTTCCGGGCCGAGCGCTCCAAGACCCGGAGGCACCTTTTGGAGTTCTGGATGGTGGAGCCCGAGGTGGCCTTCATGACCCACGAGGAGAACATGGCCCTCCAGGAGGAGCTTTTGCGCTTCCTGGTGGGGCGGGTCTTGGAGCGGCGGGCGCGGGAGCTGGAGCTTTTGGAGCGCGACCCCAAGGCGCTGGAGCCCGCGGCGGAAGGGGCCTACCCGCGGCTCACCTACAAGGAGGCGGTGGCCCTGGTGAACCGGATCGCCGAGGAGGACCCCGAGGTGCCCCCCCTCCCCTACGGGGAGGACTTCGGGGCCCCCCAGGAGGCCGCCCTGAGCCGCCGGTTTGACCGGCCGGTCTTCGTGGAGCGGTACCCGGCCCGGGTCAAGGCCTTCTACATGGAGCCGGACCCGGAGGACCCCGAGCTGGTCCTGAACGACGACCTCCTCGCCCCCGAGGGCTACGGGGAGATCATCGGGGGAAGCCAGAGGATCCACGACCTGGAGCTCCTGAGGCGCAAGATCCGGGAGTTCGGCCTCCCCGAGGAGGTCTACGAGTGGTACCTGGACCTGAGGCGGTTCGGGAGCGTGCCCCACTCGGGGTTTGGGCTGGGCCTCGAGCGCACCGTGGCCTGGATCTGTGGCCTGAGCCACGTGCGGGAGGCCATCCCCTTCCCCCGGATGTACACCCGGATGCGACCCTGA
- a CDS encoding HAD family hydrolase — MIRLVFIDVDGTLVGENGVPECVWEEVEALKARGVRLALTTGRPGRGLALDYARRLDPEGLHVFESGAVVLALTRDLHTPPLRPLLVEPLPREAALEVQAFARKRGLPLEAYTASGGFYIPEDHPLLLLHQRLLGLPAEIRPLEEIQEPLVRLQILAEPGRLEVRDLPPSLALHTATSPKMPGVLFASFTRKGVSKRSAARFVAEAYGLDLKEAAMVGDGENDLELLQAVGLGIAMGNAPEPVQRAAHKVVAPVEACGLAEALAHIRRLAP, encoded by the coding sequence GTGATCCGGCTGGTCTTTATAGACGTGGACGGGACCCTGGTGGGGGAAAACGGGGTCCCCGAGTGCGTCTGGGAGGAGGTGGAAGCTCTGAAGGCCCGGGGGGTCCGGCTGGCCCTCACCACCGGCCGGCCCGGCCGGGGGCTGGCCCTGGACTACGCCCGGAGGCTGGACCCCGAGGGGCTGCACGTCTTTGAGTCGGGGGCGGTCGTCCTCGCCCTCACCCGGGACCTCCACACCCCGCCCCTCCGCCCCCTCCTGGTGGAGCCCCTGCCCCGGGAGGCGGCCTTGGAGGTCCAGGCCTTCGCCCGCAAGAGGGGCCTTCCCCTCGAGGCCTACACCGCCTCCGGCGGCTTCTACATCCCGGAGGACCACCCCCTTCTCCTCCTCCACCAGAGGCTTCTGGGCCTTCCGGCAGAGATCCGGCCCCTGGAGGAAATCCAGGAGCCCCTGGTCCGGCTCCAGATCCTCGCCGAGCCTGGCCGCCTAGAGGTGCGGGACCTCCCCCCTTCCTTGGCCCTCCACACCGCCACCAGCCCCAAGATGCCGGGGGTCCTCTTCGCCTCCTTTACCCGGAAGGGGGTCTCCAAACGCTCCGCCGCCCGGTTCGTGGCCGAGGCCTACGGCCTGGACCTGAAGGAGGCGGCGATGGTGGGGGACGGGGAGAACGACCTGGAGCTCCTACAGGCGGTGGGCCTGGGCATCGCCATGGGGAACGCCCCCGAGCCCGTCCAGCGCGCCGCCCACAAGGTGGTGGCCCCAGTGGAGGCCTGCGGCCTGGCCGAGGCCCTGGCCCACATCCGCCGGCTCGCCCCTTAA
- a CDS encoding PhzF family phenazine biosynthesis protein produces the protein MPRLPYVRMEAFTRTPGGGNPVALVLDARGLSREAMQEVARLLDQETAFVLERRENSVEVRFFTPSAEVEFSGHAAVALGLGLVRMGLVPEGTERIYLRTLAEVLPVEVAYQGGEPQKAWVRGPTPRFRDVPPWKVVREFTEALGANERYLHRGLPTGIAYTGLWSLFLPFITPGLVDELEPEMERLKALCHRLEVATVHAYAPVGPRTFYARDFAPLLGIPEDPVTGSANAALGALLARSGVVPRRAGEVQLTLLQGHRMGSPGTVEVRVEYSPSGEPYKVLLGGEAVLLESGVLE, from the coding sequence ATGCCTAGACTGCCTTACGTACGGATGGAGGCCTTCACCCGCACCCCGGGCGGGGGGAACCCGGTGGCCCTGGTCCTGGACGCCCGGGGGCTGAGCAGGGAGGCGATGCAGGAGGTGGCCCGCCTTTTGGACCAGGAGACCGCCTTCGTCCTGGAGAGGCGGGAGAACTCGGTGGAGGTGCGCTTCTTCACCCCCAGCGCCGAGGTGGAGTTCTCCGGGCACGCGGCGGTGGCTTTGGGGCTCGGCCTGGTCCGGATGGGGCTCGTCCCAGAGGGGACGGAGAGGATCTACCTCCGCACCTTGGCGGAGGTCCTGCCGGTGGAGGTCGCCTACCAGGGCGGGGAGCCCCAGAAGGCCTGGGTCCGGGGCCCCACCCCCCGGTTCCGGGACGTCCCCCCCTGGAAGGTGGTGCGGGAGTTTACCGAGGCCCTGGGGGCCAACGAGCGCTACCTCCACAGGGGCCTGCCCACGGGCATCGCCTACACCGGGCTCTGGAGCCTGTTTTTGCCCTTCATCACCCCGGGGCTGGTGGACGAGCTCGAGCCCGAGATGGAGCGGCTCAAGGCGCTTTGCCACCGGCTCGAGGTGGCCACCGTCCACGCCTACGCCCCGGTGGGGCCCCGCACCTTCTACGCCCGCGACTTCGCCCCCCTTCTGGGCATCCCCGAGGACCCGGTCACGGGCTCGGCCAACGCCGCCCTGGGCGCCCTCCTGGCCCGGAGCGGGGTGGTGCCCCGCCGGGCGGGGGAGGTCCAGCTCACCCTCCTCCAGGGCCACCGAATGGGAAGCCCAGGCACAGTGGAGGTCCGGGTGGAGTACAGCCCCTCCGGGGAGCCCTACAAGGTCCTCCTGGGAGGGGAGGCGGTCCTTCTGGAAAGCGGAGTTCTGGAGTGA
- the aspS gene encoding aspartate--tRNA ligase — MMRTHYCGELSLEHEGQEVHLAGWVNRRRDLGGLVFLDLRDRTGLVQVVVRPESPFFQEAERLRGEWVVRVKGRVQRREKPNPRLKTGEVEVELLELQVLAEAKTPPFPVDAGWRGEEEKEVGEELRLKYRYLDLRRRRMQENLLLRHRVIKAVWDFLDREGFVQVETPFLTKSTPEGARDFLVPYRQEPGLFYALPQSPQLFKQMLMVAGFDRYFQIARCFRDEDLRADRQPDFTQLDLEMSFVEVEDVLALNERLMAHVFREALGVELPLPFPRLPYREALDRFGSDKPDLRFGLELKEVGPLLRESGFAAFREAESVKALAAPRVLSRKELEALEETAKRHGAGGLAWARVEEGGLSGGVARFLEPVRAPLLEATGARPGETLLLVAGPWRKAASALGQVRLALAELLGLRKEGWAFLWVVDFPLLEWDEEREGWTYMHHPFTRPHPEDLDLLEKDPGSVRALAYDLVLNGVEVGGGSLRIHDPGLQARMFQVLGIGEEEQKEKFGFFLEALAYGAPPHGGIAWGLDRLLALMTGSPSIREVIAFPKNKEGKDPLTGAPSPVSEEQLRELGLMVIRHA, encoded by the coding sequence ATGATGCGCACCCACTACTGCGGCGAACTCTCCTTGGAACACGAGGGTCAGGAGGTGCACCTGGCGGGCTGGGTCAACCGGAGGCGGGACCTGGGGGGGCTGGTCTTCTTGGACCTCCGGGACCGCACCGGGCTGGTGCAGGTGGTCGTCCGGCCGGAAAGCCCCTTCTTCCAGGAGGCGGAGCGGCTCCGGGGCGAGTGGGTGGTCCGGGTCAAAGGCCGGGTCCAGCGGCGGGAAAAGCCCAACCCCAGGCTGAAGACGGGGGAGGTGGAGGTGGAGCTTTTAGAGCTCCAGGTCCTGGCCGAGGCCAAGACCCCGCCCTTCCCCGTGGACGCCGGCTGGCGGGGGGAGGAGGAGAAGGAGGTGGGCGAGGAGCTCCGCCTCAAGTACCGCTACCTGGACCTTAGGAGGCGGCGGATGCAGGAGAACCTCCTCCTGCGCCACCGGGTCATCAAGGCGGTCTGGGACTTCCTGGACCGGGAGGGGTTCGTCCAGGTGGAGACCCCCTTCCTCACCAAGAGCACCCCGGAAGGGGCGCGGGACTTCCTGGTCCCCTACCGGCAGGAGCCGGGCCTCTTCTACGCCCTGCCCCAGTCCCCCCAGCTCTTCAAGCAGATGCTGATGGTGGCGGGGTTTGACCGCTACTTCCAGATCGCCCGCTGCTTCCGGGACGAGGACCTAAGGGCCGACCGCCAGCCCGACTTTACCCAGCTGGACCTGGAGATGAGCTTCGTGGAGGTGGAGGACGTCCTGGCCCTCAACGAGCGCCTCATGGCCCACGTCTTCCGCGAGGCCTTGGGGGTGGAGCTTCCCCTCCCCTTCCCCAGGCTCCCCTACCGGGAGGCCCTGGACCGCTTCGGCTCCGACAAGCCGGACCTGCGCTTCGGCCTCGAGCTCAAGGAGGTGGGCCCCCTCCTCCGGGAAAGCGGCTTCGCGGCCTTCCGGGAGGCGGAAAGCGTCAAGGCCCTGGCCGCGCCCAGGGTCCTTTCCCGCAAGGAGCTGGAGGCGCTGGAGGAGACGGCCAAGCGCCACGGGGCGGGGGGGCTGGCCTGGGCCCGGGTGGAGGAGGGCGGGCTCTCGGGGGGGGTGGCCAGGTTCCTGGAGCCGGTGCGGGCGCCCCTCCTCGAGGCCACGGGGGCCAGGCCGGGGGAGACCCTCCTCCTGGTGGCCGGCCCCTGGCGGAAGGCCGCCTCGGCCCTGGGACAGGTGCGCCTGGCCCTCGCGGAGCTTCTGGGCCTCCGGAAGGAGGGGTGGGCCTTCCTCTGGGTGGTGGACTTCCCCCTTCTGGAGTGGGACGAGGAGCGAGAGGGGTGGACCTACATGCACCACCCCTTCACCCGCCCCCACCCGGAGGACCTGGACCTTTTGGAAAAGGACCCCGGAAGCGTGCGGGCCCTGGCCTACGACCTGGTCCTGAACGGGGTGGAGGTGGGCGGGGGGTCGTTGCGCATCCACGACCCCGGCCTCCAGGCCCGGATGTTCCAGGTCCTGGGCATCGGTGAGGAGGAGCAGAAGGAGAAGTTCGGCTTCTTCCTCGAGGCCCTGGCCTACGGGGCCCCGCCCCACGGGGGGATCGCCTGGGGACTGGACCGGCTTCTGGCCCTGATGACCGGAAGCCCCTCCATCCGCGAGGTCATCGCCTTCCCCAAGAACAAGGAGGGCAAGGACCCCCTGACCGGGGCCCCGAGCCCGGTGTCCGAGGAGCAGCTCCGGGAGCTGGGACTGATGGTGATCCGCCATGCCTAG
- the hisS gene encoding histidine--tRNA ligase: MAVKGTKDLFGRELRLHRHIVDTARRLLEAAGALELVTPIFEETQVFEKGVGAATDIVRKEMFTFQDRGERSLTLRPEGTAAMVRAYLEHGMKVWPQPVRLWMAGPMFRAERPQKGRHRQFHQVDYEALGSENPILDAEAIVLLWEILKELGLKDLRLKLSSVGDPEDRARYNAYLREVLSPHAQDLSEDSQERLRLNPMRILDSKSEKDQALLQGLKVRPMLDFLGEEARAHLARVERHLERLGVPYELDPGLVRGLDYYVRTAFEVHHPRIGAQSALGGGGRYDGLSELLGGPRVPGVGFALGIERVALALEEEGLFQLEEKGPTLYLIPLLEEAVDEAFYLAERFRPRVRAEYALNAKKPQKGLEEALKRNALFAGFLGEEELRAREVTLKKLRTGEQVRLPYEEALGYMLREA; this comes from the coding sequence ATGGCGGTTAAGGGCACAAAGGACCTCTTCGGCCGGGAGCTCAGGCTCCACCGCCACATCGTGGACACGGCCCGGCGCCTCCTCGAGGCCGCGGGGGCGCTGGAGCTCGTCACCCCCATCTTTGAGGAGACCCAGGTGTTTGAGAAGGGGGTGGGGGCGGCCACGGACATCGTGCGGAAGGAGATGTTCACCTTCCAGGACCGGGGGGAGCGCTCCCTCACCTTAAGGCCGGAGGGGACGGCGGCCATGGTGCGGGCCTACCTCGAGCACGGGATGAAGGTCTGGCCCCAGCCGGTGCGCCTCTGGATGGCGGGGCCCATGTTCCGGGCGGAAAGGCCCCAGAAAGGGCGGCACCGCCAGTTCCACCAGGTGGACTACGAGGCCCTGGGCTCGGAAAACCCCATCCTGGACGCGGAGGCCATCGTTCTCCTGTGGGAGATCCTGAAGGAGCTGGGGCTTAAGGACCTCCGCCTCAAGCTCTCCTCCGTGGGCGACCCCGAGGACCGGGCCCGGTACAACGCCTACCTGCGGGAGGTCCTATCGCCCCACGCCCAGGACCTCTCCGAGGACTCCCAGGAGCGGCTCCGGCTCAACCCCATGCGCATTCTGGACTCCAAAAGCGAGAAGGACCAGGCCCTGCTCCAGGGCCTAAAGGTGAGGCCGATGCTGGACTTCCTGGGGGAGGAGGCGCGGGCGCACCTGGCCCGGGTGGAGCGGCACCTGGAGCGGCTGGGGGTGCCCTACGAGCTGGACCCCGGCCTGGTGCGGGGCCTGGACTACTACGTGCGGACCGCCTTTGAGGTCCACCACCCCCGGATCGGGGCCCAGTCCGCCCTGGGGGGCGGGGGGCGGTACGACGGCCTGTCCGAGCTTTTGGGCGGGCCCCGGGTGCCCGGGGTGGGCTTCGCCCTGGGGATAGAGCGGGTGGCCCTGGCCCTGGAGGAGGAAGGCCTTTTCCAGCTCGAGGAGAAGGGCCCCACCCTCTACCTCATCCCCCTCCTCGAGGAGGCGGTGGACGAGGCCTTCTACCTGGCGGAGCGGTTCCGGCCCCGCGTCCGGGCCGAGTATGCCCTAAACGCCAAGAAGCCCCAGAAGGGCCTCGAGGAGGCCCTGAAGAGGAACGCCCTCTTCGCGGGCTTTTTGGGCGAGGAGGAGCTGAGGGCGCGGGAGGTCACCTTGAAGAAGCTTAGGACCGGCGAACAGGTCCGGCTTCCCTACGAGGAGGCCCTGGGGTATATGCTTCGGGAAGCATGA
- a CDS encoding ABC transporter ATP-binding protein: MARLEVQYRIRRPIPLEARFQIRGFTVLLGRSGAGKTTLLKALAGLLPAEGTPFAGLPPERRPVGYLPQDLALFPHLTAWENVAFPLKGKGRKAEALALLERVGLLEHAHKRPQALSGGQRQRVALARALARRPELLLLDEPTSALDPLTKAGVLGELVDLIRKEGLPALAVSHDPLLAGMADWLLVMGRGRILQEGPPAEVLSAPRSVGVARLLGYENLFPVRVAEGGVVAGGVPLRLALPPWARPGQEAWLGVRAEEVLVVREDRPPPRENVLEGVLSRLHPEGLAYRARFEGPLSLEVLLPRHVQERLRLAAGRRVRVVLKPRYLHLMPGEAEEVL, encoded by the coding sequence GTGGCGCGCCTGGAGGTCCAGTACCGGATAAGGAGGCCCATCCCCCTCGAGGCCCGCTTCCAGATCCGGGGCTTCACCGTCCTCTTAGGGCGAAGCGGGGCGGGCAAGACCACCCTCCTCAAGGCCCTGGCGGGCCTCCTTCCCGCCGAGGGCACCCCCTTCGCCGGCCTCCCCCCGGAAAGGCGCCCCGTGGGCTACCTGCCCCAGGACCTGGCCCTTTTTCCCCACCTGACCGCCTGGGAGAACGTGGCCTTCCCCCTGAAGGGGAAGGGGCGGAAGGCCGAGGCCCTCGCCCTTCTGGAGCGGGTGGGACTTCTGGAGCACGCCCACAAACGGCCCCAGGCCCTCTCCGGGGGGCAGAGGCAGCGGGTGGCCCTGGCCCGGGCCCTGGCGCGCAGACCCGAACTCCTCCTCCTGGACGAGCCCACCAGCGCCCTGGACCCCCTGACCAAGGCCGGGGTCCTGGGGGAGCTGGTGGACCTGATCCGGAAGGAGGGCCTCCCCGCCCTGGCGGTGAGCCACGACCCCCTCCTGGCGGGGATGGCGGACTGGCTCCTGGTGATGGGAAGGGGGCGGATCCTGCAGGAGGGGCCGCCCGCGGAGGTCCTCTCCGCCCCTAGGAGCGTAGGGGTGGCCCGGCTTTTGGGCTACGAGAACCTCTTCCCCGTCCGGGTGGCAGAGGGCGGGGTGGTGGCCGGGGGGGTCCCCCTCCGCCTGGCCCTTCCCCCCTGGGCCCGGCCCGGCCAGGAGGCCTGGCTCGGGGTGCGGGCCGAGGAGGTGCTGGTGGTGCGGGAGGACCGCCCTCCGCCCAGGGAGAACGTCCTGGAGGGGGTCCTCTCCCGCCTACACCCCGAGGGCCTGGCCTACCGGGCCCGGTTTGAGGGGCCCCTTTCCCTGGAGGTCCTCCTCCCCCGCCACGTGCAGGAGAGGCTCCGCCTGGCCGCCGGGCGCCGGGTGCGGGTGGTCCTCAAGCCCCGCTACCTGCACCTGATGCCGGGCGAGGCGGAGGAGGTCCTCTAG
- the modB gene encoding molybdate ABC transporter permease subunit yields MPEPEFWTALRLSLQVALLASFVLLLLGVPLAWVLAFRRFPGKALLEAVLLLPLVLPPTVLGFYLLLFLGPQGLWTRLIGVSWAFRLEGLVFASVLFSLPFALTAYREAFLSLDPNLLEVARTLGVSRLRVWRGVILPLVWPGLLSGTLLAFAHTLGEFGVVLMVGGSIPGKTQMVSIYLYDLVQALEFQEAGRAALVILSLSLLLLTLVRILERRWRAWRSSTG; encoded by the coding sequence ATGCCTGAGCCCGAGTTCTGGACCGCCCTGCGCCTCTCCCTCCAGGTGGCCCTCCTGGCCTCCTTTGTCCTCCTCCTCCTGGGGGTGCCCCTGGCCTGGGTTCTGGCCTTCCGCCGTTTTCCCGGGAAGGCCCTCCTCGAGGCGGTCCTCCTCCTCCCCCTGGTCCTCCCCCCCACGGTCTTGGGCTTCTACCTCCTCCTCTTCCTGGGGCCCCAGGGCCTCTGGACGCGGCTTATCGGGGTCTCCTGGGCCTTCCGCCTCGAGGGCCTGGTCTTCGCCAGCGTCCTCTTCAGCCTCCCCTTCGCCCTCACCGCCTACCGGGAGGCCTTCTTGAGCCTGGACCCAAACCTCCTGGAGGTGGCCCGGACCCTGGGGGTGTCCCGGCTCCGCGTCTGGCGGGGGGTCATCCTCCCCCTGGTCTGGCCCGGCCTCCTCTCGGGGACCCTCCTCGCCTTCGCCCACACCTTGGGGGAGTTCGGGGTGGTCCTGATGGTGGGGGGGTCCATCCCCGGGAAGACCCAGATGGTGAGCATCTACCTCTACGACCTGGTCCAGGCCCTGGAGTTCCAGGAGGCGGGACGGGCGGCCCTGGTCATCCTCTCCCTCTCCCTCCTCCTCCTCACCCTGGTCCGAATCCTGGAAAGGAGGTGGCGCGCCTGGAGGTCCAGTACCGGATAA
- the modA gene encoding molybdate ABC transporter substrate-binding protein — MRKALLAVFLLASALGQNVRVVAAADLQYALTELARAFEAKSPGVKVQLSFGSSGKFYTQLTQGLEADLYFSAESLYPRLLEEKGLAEPGTTRPYARGRMVVWLDRRLGLAPGPQALKDPRVTGLALANPVHAPYGRAAVTLLEHYGLLKRKPVTLPGLKKPFTQLAWEEIPWERLSGGVEAYWDAAPLRAGKRAFTLVYGENISHAAQLALTATGAGVLALPLAVHESLSRPGVYWVAPLESHLALEQSYVILKGRARPEVLALYRFVGSPEGRAILKRYGFLLPGE; from the coding sequence TTGCGTAAAGCCCTGCTGGCGGTCTTCCTTCTGGCCTCGGCCCTTGGACAGAACGTCCGGGTGGTGGCGGCCGCGGATTTGCAGTACGCCCTTACCGAGCTGGCCCGGGCCTTTGAGGCCAAAAGTCCGGGTGTGAAGGTCCAGCTTTCCTTCGGCTCCTCGGGGAAGTTCTACACCCAGCTCACCCAGGGCCTCGAGGCCGACCTCTACTTCTCGGCGGAAAGCCTCTACCCCAGGCTCCTGGAGGAGAAGGGCCTGGCCGAGCCCGGGACCACCCGGCCCTACGCCCGGGGGCGGATGGTGGTCTGGCTGGACCGGAGGCTGGGCCTGGCCCCCGGCCCCCAGGCCCTCAAGGACCCGAGGGTAACCGGGCTGGCCCTGGCCAACCCCGTCCACGCCCCCTACGGCCGGGCGGCCGTTACCCTCCTGGAGCACTACGGCCTCCTCAAGCGGAAGCCCGTGACCCTGCCGGGGCTAAAGAAGCCCTTCACCCAGCTCGCCTGGGAGGAGATCCCCTGGGAGCGCCTGAGCGGGGGCGTGGAGGCCTACTGGGACGCCGCGCCCCTCCGGGCGGGGAAGCGGGCCTTCACCCTGGTCTACGGGGAGAACATCTCCCACGCGGCCCAGCTCGCCCTCACCGCCACCGGGGCCGGGGTTCTGGCCCTGCCCCTGGCGGTCCATGAGAGCCTTTCCCGCCCTGGGGTCTACTGGGTGGCCCCCCTGGAAAGCCACCTGGCTCTGGAGCAGAGCTACGTGATCCTGAAAGGCCGCGCCCGCCCTGAGGTCCTGGCCCTGTACCGGTTCGTGGGTAGCCCCGAGGGGCGGGCCATCCTGAAGCGCTACGGCTTCCTCCTGCCCGGAGAATGA
- a CDS encoding uracil-DNA glycosylase yields MNLELLKAQAQSCAACRLAEGRTQVVFGEGNPDARLMFVGEGPGEEEDRQGRPFVGKAGQLLDKILEAAGIPRGEVYITNIVKCRPPNNRTPLPDEAKACTGRWLVREIELVSPQVIVPLGAVAAEFFLGEKVPITKARGNWYEWHGIRVFPMFHPAYLLRNPSRAPGSPKHLTWLDIQEVKRVLESLPPKEKRGVRAVNQEPLF; encoded by the coding sequence ATGAACCTCGAGCTCCTCAAAGCCCAGGCCCAAAGCTGCGCCGCCTGCCGGCTGGCCGAGGGCCGGACGCAGGTGGTCTTCGGCGAGGGGAACCCGGACGCCCGGCTCATGTTCGTGGGGGAGGGCCCGGGGGAAGAGGAGGACCGGCAGGGCCGGCCCTTCGTGGGCAAGGCGGGGCAGCTTCTGGACAAGATCCTCGAGGCGGCGGGCATCCCCCGGGGCGAGGTCTACATCACCAACATCGTCAAGTGCCGCCCACCCAACAACCGCACCCCCCTGCCCGACGAGGCCAAGGCCTGCACGGGCCGCTGGCTGGTCCGGGAGATCGAGCTGGTCTCCCCCCAGGTCATCGTCCCCTTGGGGGCGGTGGCGGCGGAGTTCTTCTTAGGGGAGAAGGTCCCCATCACCAAGGCGCGGGGGAACTGGTACGAGTGGCACGGGATCCGGGTCTTTCCCATGTTCCACCCCGCCTACCTCCTCAGGAACCCAAGCCGCGCCCCGGGAAGCCCCAAGCACCTCACCTGGCTGGACATCCAGGAGGTGAAGCGTGTCCTGGAAAGCCTCCCCCCCAAGGAGAAGCGGGGGGTGCGGGCGGTGAACCAGGAACCCCTTTTCTAA
- a CDS encoding DUF3108 domain-containing protein, giving the protein MSPGVYTYRLSYGGSPAGEETLEVLEKGEGLRILLTADVWLPLPRTRQRWQSDLDERGLPLFFAERVEGREQRVFRVEFLREEGQVVVSQGGESLGLPYVVDYHDPLSLLHALSEMDLEVGQVLRFHLVGGRAYAERLPDQEGLRVFRLRPGLSYVYFRGNLPVRFLQQVGEHVFEAQLEKAEKPVQKRRRRWV; this is encoded by the coding sequence ATGAGCCCGGGCGTGTACACCTACCGGCTGAGCTACGGGGGAAGCCCTGCGGGGGAGGAGACCCTGGAGGTTTTGGAGAAGGGGGAGGGGCTTCGCATCCTCCTCACGGCGGACGTCTGGCTTCCCCTGCCCAGGACCCGCCAGCGCTGGCAGTCCGACCTGGACGAGCGGGGCCTCCCCCTCTTCTTCGCGGAGCGGGTGGAGGGGCGGGAGCAGCGGGTCTTCCGGGTGGAGTTCCTGAGGGAGGAGGGCCAGGTGGTGGTGAGCCAAGGCGGGGAGAGCCTGGGCCTGCCCTACGTGGTGGACTACCACGACCCCCTCTCCCTCCTCCACGCCCTGAGCGAGATGGACCTGGAGGTGGGGCAGGTGCTCCGCTTCCACCTGGTGGGGGGGCGGGCCTACGCGGAGCGGCTCCCCGACCAGGAGGGCCTGCGGGTCTTCCGCCTCAGGCCTGGCCTCTCCTACGTCTACTTCCGGGGCAACCTCCCGGTGCGCTTCCTCCAGCAGGTGGGGGAGCACGTCTTTGAGGCCCAGCTGGAGAAGGCGGAGAAGCCCGTCCAGAAGCGGCGGCGGCGCTGGGTCTAG